A genomic window from Methanobacterium sp. BRmetb2 includes:
- the otsB gene encoding trehalose-phosphatase, producing MVFKNLDAFTTFKDDPKTGIITDIDGTISKIAPTPDEAVVEPLIKDSISKLVKKFKLVAVVSGRSVEDAQRMLDIDGILYVGNHGLEYLKDGKRYIEPDVVKILPQLKEAIEKIQNGDICRIPGILLEEKGVCFSIHYRQCEDSEKTRKIILDCLKKLEQKDLKVTEGRKLVELRPPIAFNKGSILEKIVSDNNLKKVIYLGDDITDVDAFDKIKELVSLNKVDGAAIAVKSMEVPPYVMDHADYGVDNVDEVGKFFLWLTENSKNK from the coding sequence ATGGTTTTTAAAAATTTAGATGCGTTTACAACTTTTAAGGATGATCCTAAAACTGGGATTATAACTGATATCGATGGAACCATAAGTAAAATTGCCCCTACTCCCGATGAAGCAGTTGTTGAACCTTTAATTAAAGATTCAATTTCAAAACTTGTAAAAAAATTTAAATTAGTGGCAGTTGTAAGTGGCCGAAGTGTAGAGGACGCTCAACGGATGCTGGATATTGATGGGATTTTGTACGTAGGCAACCATGGGCTGGAATATTTAAAAGATGGAAAAAGATACATTGAGCCGGACGTTGTGAAAATACTTCCTCAACTAAAAGAAGCAATTGAAAAGATTCAAAACGGGGATATCTGTAGAATTCCTGGAATTCTTTTGGAAGAAAAGGGAGTTTGTTTTTCTATTCATTACAGGCAGTGTGAAGATAGTGAAAAAACTCGAAAGATCATTTTGGACTGCTTGAAAAAACTTGAACAAAAGGACCTTAAAGTTACTGAGGGTCGTAAATTGGTGGAGTTAAGACCTCCGATTGCCTTTAATAAAGGTTCTATCCTTGAGAAAATTGTATCAGACAATAATCTTAAAAAAGTCATATACTTGGGCGATGATATAACTGATGTGGATGCCTTTGATAAAATTAAAGAACTCGTTTCATTAAATAAAGTTGATGGTGCAGCAATTGCAGTCAAGTCTATGGAAGTTCCACCATATGTGATGGATCATGCAGATTACGGGGTAGACAATGTTGATGAAGTTGGAAAATTTTTCTTGTGGTTAACTGAAAATTCTAAAAATAAATAA
- a CDS encoding FUSC family protein has product MERKGFISRFKRLSAPTGKPLWGHAFRAVGLAILSVIIAYFIGLRQGIEIIFMVVLFASVLMDQAIPFRKAVTFSVIGFILMSLAFVSASVAHMFGLPFFIVLTIIWSFFPFTLYIFGKAEGLFGYLIFISYYTATILIKSSTNVFDLIIYVLFAYLIASILLLWKFIQRDNYKMKMVASGFDPSTSINKIGSIRRNLAGVPINESYHHLFDYGLYLTGLRNYGRTVQSRLTGKVAVLFENFLNESNSVSSAIADHIANKKGEVNLKNVKSNLKELNLYVDEKGDKSIKFLADNFIKFFEDSNRILSSPINQNEEETVKITILNKMSFKQVITSRFNLDSLYIRHALRFTIAMVITLSFVFIDHSRDPAWIAMGVLIVLKPDVTSTWDNMITRVSFNLFAVILAIILAFIFPHYMLLIFALVALFLFRAFLPNYIGLSILAVSVFTVFVWPQGEVINNAAARIIDIFIGAIVSIILVYGVLPKRLMINLPNQVFKVLKANQEYSVLILSGNYDNKAATSKLETSLLEYNNLESSLKKVQDSFKDVSNDLKIYEEISGACYNLTEDISAIVGYEHEISKLDFSPLKDLSSKILDIFEIAIKRNEIPEELPDMHIYNEIISKNLQEHEEIKQYFEWIVSDIYLIHYLIKEAVETGALDRYKDMNQ; this is encoded by the coding sequence TTGGAAAGAAAAGGATTTATTAGCAGATTTAAAAGACTTTCAGCACCCACAGGAAAACCTTTATGGGGCCATGCATTCAGAGCAGTAGGCTTAGCTATTTTAAGTGTTATTATAGCTTATTTTATTGGTTTAAGGCAAGGCATAGAAATTATTTTTATGGTAGTTTTATTTGCATCTGTTCTAATGGATCAAGCAATTCCATTCCGGAAGGCTGTTACTTTTTCAGTTATTGGATTTATTTTAATGTCTTTGGCATTTGTAAGTGCTTCAGTAGCACATATGTTTGGATTACCATTTTTCATAGTTTTGACTATAATATGGTCTTTTTTCCCATTTACACTGTATATATTTGGAAAGGCTGAGGGATTATTTGGGTATCTGATTTTTATTTCATATTATACAGCAACGATCCTTATAAAAAGTAGTACAAATGTTTTTGATTTGATTATTTATGTTTTATTTGCTTATCTTATAGCTTCGATACTTCTTTTATGGAAATTTATTCAAAGAGATAATTATAAAATGAAAATGGTTGCATCAGGGTTTGATCCTAGCACATCTATAAACAAAATAGGTTCAATAAGACGCAATTTAGCAGGAGTTCCTATTAATGAATCGTATCATCACCTATTTGATTATGGATTGTATTTGACAGGACTTCGAAATTATGGAAGAACGGTTCAGTCAAGACTTACAGGTAAAGTAGCAGTTTTATTTGAGAATTTTCTTAATGAATCTAATTCTGTTAGTAGCGCTATAGCAGATCATATAGCAAATAAAAAAGGAGAAGTTAATCTTAAAAATGTTAAATCAAATTTAAAAGAGTTAAATTTATACGTGGATGAAAAGGGTGATAAATCAATAAAATTTTTAGCAGATAATTTTATAAAGTTTTTTGAAGATTCAAACCGGATACTTTCCAGCCCTATAAATCAAAATGAAGAGGAAACTGTTAAAATCACCATTCTAAATAAGATGTCATTTAAACAGGTAATAACATCTAGATTTAATCTGGATTCATTATACATACGTCATGCATTAAGATTTACAATTGCAATGGTAATAACACTATCTTTTGTGTTCATCGACCATTCAAGAGATCCAGCTTGGATTGCTATGGGTGTTCTTATAGTACTCAAACCTGATGTTACAAGCACGTGGGATAACATGATTACTAGGGTTTCATTCAATCTCTTCGCAGTCATATTAGCTATAATTTTAGCCTTCATTTTCCCACATTATATGCTACTGATATTTGCATTAGTGGCACTTTTTTTATTCAGAGCATTTTTACCCAATTATATTGGTCTTTCGATCCTGGCAGTAAGTGTTTTTACAGTTTTTGTTTGGCCACAGGGTGAAGTGATTAATAATGCTGCTGCTAGGATAATAGACATCTTTATTGGTGCAATTGTATCTATTATACTTGTTTATGGTGTACTACCAAAGAGATTAATGATAAATTTACCTAATCAGGTATTTAAGGTTTTAAAAGCAAATCAAGAATATTCTGTGCTTATTTTATCCGGAAATTATGATAATAAAGCTGCAACTTCAAAGCTTGAAACATCATTATTAGAATATAATAACCTTGAATCATCATTAAAAAAGGTTCAAGATTCATTTAAAGATGTTTCCAATGATCTTAAAATTTATGAAGAAATATCTGGTGCATGTTACAATCTTACTGAAGATATTTCCGCAATTGTAGGTTATGAACATGAGATTTCTAAACTGGATTTCTCTCCTCTTAAAGATTTAAGTTCTAAAATTCTTGACATATTTGAAATTGCAATTAAAAGAAATGAGATACCGGAAGAACTACCAGATATGCATATTTACAATGAGATAATTTCTAAAAATCTTCAAGAACATGAAGAAATTAAACAATATTTTGAATGGATAGTTTCTGATATCTATCTAATACATTATTTGATTAAAGAAGCAGTAGAAACAGGAGCACTCGATAGATACAAAGATATGAATCAATAA
- a CDS encoding DNA mismatch repair protein MutS, whose translation MGGEKELLKVIQNYEVDRLANIDGVSQQKAVEIINSALGNPVQEFLKTDQAYQIYDDILKRISEFASTKYGKNRILLINPIENEDKIMENLKFVMNAKKAASDLPLNNIKKLLKLIHPPIKKKIKYDSSRALLVESRRDYEHLMDMNLNSYSSIVTADEMESLGEYEFIIYVYSEGLLELDDVHNITMVNSDSRDFEIVPEVILSYFYENYELLKNVLKVRTILGYDSILPEVITVLDSLKVDSVDEELFDKAVEDAKKRADEMLEKSIKKIDLSGDEVLSLMNEGLPLKIQKIFDDVIKEVKIDIKAETGCSFDPFIQKYPVEIDYQELERVKKMELAKKNVNEFEKKVEAASYLSNYKEKVEKEIRDVLEFDYEFALGCFAYYYDLHPPTIGNFFKFKEALHLNLALNKSSNIQRIDYTLDYPENVALLTGANSGGKTTLLETLAQISIMAQMGLPVCAKEATIKPVEEIYFFSKKRSLDAGAFESFLNTFMPIVTKDTNKLILLDELEAITELEAAVKIIASFIDFIKDSDSYAVIVTHMAREIMKHTHVRVDGIEAKGLDDDYNLIVDRTPKMNYLAKSTPELILRMIYNKSDGKIKEIYGKILEKF comes from the coding sequence ATGGGTGGAGAAAAAGAGCTGCTTAAAGTTATCCAGAATTATGAAGTGGATCGACTTGCCAACATAGACGGGGTAAGTCAGCAAAAGGCAGTTGAAATTATTAATTCTGCCCTTGGCAATCCAGTTCAAGAATTTCTAAAAACTGATCAAGCCTATCAAATTTATGATGATATATTAAAAAGGATCAGCGAATTCGCCAGTACTAAGTATGGTAAAAATCGGATTTTACTTATTAATCCCATTGAAAATGAAGATAAAATAATGGAAAACCTGAAATTTGTAATGAATGCTAAAAAAGCAGCTTCTGATCTTCCATTAAATAATATTAAAAAGTTACTTAAACTAATTCATCCCCCTATTAAGAAAAAAATTAAGTATGATTCATCCAGAGCCTTACTAGTAGAATCCCGAAGAGATTATGAGCATTTGATGGATATGAATTTGAATAGTTATTCTTCAATTGTGACTGCAGATGAAATGGAAAGTTTAGGGGAATATGAATTTATTATTTACGTTTATTCTGAAGGTTTACTAGAATTAGATGATGTTCACAATATAACCATGGTAAATAGTGATTCAAGAGATTTTGAAATAGTTCCGGAGGTTATTTTATCCTATTTTTATGAAAACTATGAACTTTTAAAAAATGTTTTAAAAGTAAGAACTATTTTAGGTTATGATTCCATTCTTCCCGAAGTGATAACCGTCCTAGATTCTCTTAAAGTAGATTCTGTAGACGAAGAACTTTTTGATAAAGCTGTGGAAGATGCTAAAAAAAGGGCAGATGAAATGCTTGAGAAGAGCATAAAAAAGATTGATCTAAGTGGTGATGAAGTTCTATCACTGATGAATGAAGGTTTGCCTCTTAAAATACAGAAGATATTTGATGATGTCATTAAAGAAGTGAAGATTGATATTAAAGCAGAAACAGGCTGTTCATTTGATCCTTTTATCCAGAAATATCCGGTTGAAATAGATTACCAGGAACTTGAAAGGGTTAAAAAGATGGAACTTGCCAAAAAAAATGTTAATGAATTTGAAAAAAAGGTAGAAGCTGCTTCTTACTTATCTAATTATAAAGAAAAGGTTGAAAAAGAGATAAGAGATGTATTGGAATTTGACTACGAATTCGCACTGGGCTGTTTTGCTTATTATTATGATCTACATCCTCCTACAATAGGGAATTTCTTCAAATTCAAAGAAGCATTACACTTGAATTTAGCCTTGAATAAATCTTCTAATATCCAACGAATTGATTATACGTTGGACTATCCTGAAAATGTAGCCTTACTTACTGGTGCCAATAGTGGAGGTAAAACCACTCTTCTGGAGACCTTGGCCCAGATTTCAATCATGGCCCAGATGGGGTTGCCGGTTTGTGCAAAAGAAGCAACAATAAAACCCGTTGAAGAGATTTATTTCTTTTCTAAAAAGCGATCACTTGATGCTGGTGCATTTGAATCTTTCCTTAACACATTCATGCCCATTGTCACTAAAGATACTAATAAATTAATCTTATTAGATGAGTTAGAGGCAATTACCGAACTTGAAGCAGCAGTGAAAATTATTGCCAGTTTCATTGACTTTATTAAAGATTCTGATTCTTATGCAGTTATAGTAACCCACATGGCACGGGAGATAATGAAACACACCCATGTACGGGTGGATGGGATAGAAGCAAAGGGTTTGGATGATGATTATAATTTAATTGTTGATAGGACTCCTAAAATGAATTACCTGGCAAAAAGTACCCCTGAACTCATATTGAGAATGATTTACAATAAATCTGATGGAAAAATAAAAGAGATTTATGGGAAAATACTGGAAAAATTTTAA
- the mer gene encoding 5,10-methylenetetrahydromethanopterin reductase — translation MKFGIEFVPNEPIDKIVKLVKLAEDVGFEYAWITDHYNNKNVYETLALIADGTETIKMGPGVTNPYVRSPAITASAVATLDELSNGRATLGIGPGDKATFDALGIEWTKPVSTIKDAIVTMSTLMSGGKTASGANLMGVKTVQEKIPIYMGAQGPMMLKTAGGFSDGALINASNPKDFEAAVPLIKEGAEAEGKSLADIDVAAYTCCSIDADAANALNAAKIVVAFIAAGSPPPVFERHGLAPDTGAKFGEFLGKGDFGGAIGAVTDELMDAFSVVGTPDDFVPKIEALGEMGVTQYVAGSPIGPDKEKSIKLLGEVISAF, via the coding sequence ATGAAGTTTGGTATTGAATTTGTTCCAAATGAACCTATAGACAAGATAGTAAAGCTTGTTAAATTAGCAGAAGACGTAGGTTTTGAATACGCGTGGATTACAGACCACTACAACAATAAAAATGTATATGAAACTCTAGCATTAATTGCTGACGGAACTGAAACCATAAAAATGGGTCCTGGTGTAACCAACCCATATGTAAGAAGCCCAGCAATAACTGCATCTGCAGTTGCAACCTTAGACGAATTATCAAATGGAAGAGCAACCCTAGGTATTGGCCCTGGTGACAAAGCTACCTTTGATGCATTAGGAATTGAATGGACTAAACCAGTGTCCACCATCAAAGATGCTATTGTAACCATGAGCACATTAATGTCCGGTGGAAAAACAGCCAGCGGAGCTAACTTAATGGGTGTTAAAACCGTCCAAGAAAAAATCCCAATTTACATGGGAGCCCAAGGCCCAATGATGTTAAAAACTGCCGGAGGATTCTCAGACGGTGCATTAATCAACGCATCAAACCCTAAAGACTTTGAAGCTGCTGTGCCACTCATAAAAGAAGGAGCAGAAGCAGAAGGTAAATCTTTAGCAGATATAGATGTTGCAGCATATACTTGCTGTTCCATTGACGCTGATGCTGCCAACGCATTAAACGCAGCAAAAATCGTTGTTGCATTCATCGCAGCTGGATCCCCACCACCAGTCTTCGAAAGACACGGTTTAGCACCTGACACTGGAGCTAAATTTGGAGAATTCTTAGGTAAAGGTGACTTCGGTGGAGCAATCGGAGCTGTTACTGACGAATTAATGGATGCATTCTCAGTTGTAGGAACCCCAGATGACTTCGTACCAAAAATTGAAGCTCTCGGAGAAATGGGTGTAACCCAATACGTTGCTGGTTCACCAATTGGTCCTGACAAAGAAAAATCCATTAAACTCCTTGGAGAAGTAATTAGCGCATTCTAA
- a CDS encoding carboxymuconolactone decarboxylase, with protein sequence MNVKEEINVDEIFEKIENYFGFVPKIFQVLAENPATLNTYFEKLEAINNNDSLSSLTKEFISIGAASAIGAEHCLLTHLKVAKEFGATDEQLFLAVIMGSQIAETDVLAKSLRVYEDFKK encoded by the coding sequence ATGAATGTAAAAGAAGAGATAAATGTAGATGAAATATTTGAAAAAATTGAGAACTATTTTGGTTTCGTTCCTAAGATTTTTCAGGTGTTGGCAGAAAATCCAGCCACATTAAATACTTATTTTGAAAAATTAGAAGCAATAAATAATAATGATTCATTATCTTCATTGACCAAGGAATTTATCTCTATAGGCGCTGCCTCTGCAATAGGCGCTGAACATTGTCTGTTGACTCATCTTAAAGTTGCAAAGGAATTTGGAGCCACAGATGAACAGCTCTTTTTAGCGGTTATAATGGGGTCTCAAATAGCAGAAACAGATGTTCTTGCAAAATCTTTAAGGGTTTATGAAGATTTTAAAAAATAA
- a CDS encoding TIGR01210 family radical SAM protein, whose protein sequence is MEIQKLMREVRENALKKMEPRSPYKLAPNWSQEDLLYSGIGKAIFIILPTKGCSWALSSSGGCTMCSYIADSVLEPVSADVLIDIFKNALKRHELSEKTVVKIFTSGSFLNEEEFPPEARAEILEILGKEEHVEEVVVESRPEYVNRDVLIECCEILGDKIFEVSLGLESANDKIRREKINKGFSRKEFEEAVNTIKYLKTDYKLKSKAYLFVKPILTSEKEAVEDAIQSAVYAEKVGVDRISFCPATIHKGTLMEILWRRGSYKPPWIWSIVKIINQVRSLVKIPVIMDTSGFGTRRGPFNCKKCNKKFKNKIIESNLNQSLVEEIDCSCKDLWQADLEFSEINRSTTNLI, encoded by the coding sequence ATGGAAATACAAAAATTAATGAGAGAAGTTAGGGAAAACGCCCTTAAAAAAATGGAACCCAGATCACCATACAAACTGGCCCCTAACTGGTCCCAGGAGGATCTCCTATATTCCGGAATTGGAAAAGCAATTTTCATAATTCTACCAACAAAAGGTTGTTCATGGGCACTTTCTTCTTCAGGTGGATGTACCATGTGCAGTTACATTGCTGATTCTGTACTGGAACCTGTCTCTGCAGATGTTTTAATAGATATCTTTAAAAATGCATTAAAAAGACATGAACTCAGTGAAAAGACTGTGGTGAAAATTTTTACATCGGGAAGTTTCCTAAATGAAGAGGAATTCCCCCCAGAAGCCCGGGCCGAAATCTTAGAAATATTAGGAAAGGAAGAACATGTCGAAGAAGTGGTTGTTGAATCCCGGCCAGAATATGTAAATCGTGACGTGCTTATAGAATGCTGTGAAATTTTAGGGGATAAAATATTTGAGGTGAGCCTAGGTTTGGAAAGTGCAAATGATAAAATCCGACGAGAAAAAATTAATAAAGGATTCTCCAGGAAAGAATTTGAAGAAGCTGTAAATACCATTAAATATCTGAAAACAGATTACAAGTTAAAATCCAAGGCTTATTTATTTGTTAAACCAATATTAACTTCAGAAAAAGAAGCTGTAGAAGATGCGATTCAATCAGCGGTTTATGCTGAGAAGGTGGGTGTGGATCGAATTTCTTTTTGTCCAGCAACTATCCACAAGGGGACATTAATGGAAATATTATGGAGAAGAGGATCGTATAAACCACCATGGATCTGGAGTATTGTAAAAATAATTAACCAAGTCCGCAGTTTAGTTAAAATACCTGTTATAATGGACACATCAGGGTTTGGAACTCGAAGAGGTCCATTTAATTGTAAGAAATGCAATAAAAAGTTTAAAAATAAAATTATTGAATCAAATCTCAATCAATCATTGGTTGAAGAAATTGATTGTAGTTGTAAAGATTTATGGCAAGCAGATCTCGAATTTTCTGAAATAAACAGGTCCACTACTAACTTAATTTAA
- a CDS encoding cytidyltransferase, whose amino-acid sequence MIGISADFDPVHKGHVKLIEKGREIADKKDEEVVIYLNKDFSANHAPFFVDYEARSRMALDAGADRVVPIEGLHHRLTLAYTVPIRIAMMIEDGVVDYVDAADVSTTKIHKYASSFASKGIFSGIPRNLPNRNVIRWFAVNEFLKGKYKRKMKFHIIPEEKMDGKISGREIRKQIIENNFRIPDDVKKVLPDSTIEILEDEIEKGNVPGKRNQDVLMRRLNNYSRSKLLKIAHLNADAIEAIIKGRKYRKESQVWSSLRMAGYGPVLTRLALSAVEEKVTRLEVLELLKKYEKDGIIPPDQTIKQVIERAWYVAYNVSKGVKSSDAHKKFRKGGTISQAPPYIVEGGLHLRSFELASLEDKMDASIYVDKNGVLCCEIKAPDRKIKSPLRLPAVHATYLRFIIDSHFIPLEAQLSKKKRGWRIIITVIE is encoded by the coding sequence TTGATAGGAATAAGCGCTGATTTTGACCCTGTACACAAAGGTCATGTTAAATTAATAGAAAAAGGAAGAGAAATTGCCGATAAAAAAGACGAAGAAGTAGTAATATATCTAAATAAAGATTTCAGTGCCAATCATGCTCCCTTCTTTGTAGATTACGAAGCCCGATCCAGAATGGCTCTCGATGCCGGAGCAGATAGAGTAGTTCCCATTGAAGGCTTACATCATAGACTTACCCTTGCCTATACAGTTCCCATCAGAATTGCCATGATGATCGAAGATGGAGTAGTGGATTATGTGGATGCCGCAGATGTTTCAACCACCAAGATCCATAAATATGCATCTTCTTTTGCCAGTAAAGGAATTTTCAGTGGAATACCCCGAAATCTTCCAAATCGTAATGTAATACGCTGGTTTGCAGTTAACGAATTTTTAAAAGGAAAATACAAAAGAAAAATGAAATTCCATATAATCCCTGAGGAGAAGATGGATGGAAAAATTTCCGGCAGAGAAATCAGAAAACAAATTATAGAGAATAATTTCAGAATACCCGATGATGTAAAAAAAGTGCTACCTGATTCTACAATAGAAATTCTTGAAGACGAAATTGAAAAGGGAAACGTTCCTGGAAAACGTAACCAGGACGTTTTAATGAGACGTTTAAATAATTATTCGCGTTCTAAATTACTTAAAATTGCCCATTTAAATGCTGATGCTATTGAAGCTATCATCAAAGGTAGAAAGTATAGGAAAGAAAGTCAGGTATGGAGTTCATTGCGTATGGCTGGTTATGGGCCTGTTTTAACTCGTCTGGCTTTAAGCGCCGTGGAGGAGAAGGTCACCAGGTTAGAGGTTTTGGAACTATTAAAAAAATATGAAAAGGATGGCATAATCCCACCTGACCAGACCATAAAACAGGTAATTGAAAGGGCCTGGTATGTGGCTTATAATGTTTCAAAAGGAGTTAAGTCATCTGATGCACATAAAAAGTTTAGGAAAGGGGGCACAATATCCCAAGCTCCGCCTTATATTGTTGAAGGAGGTTTACATCTTAGAAGTTTTGAATTGGCCAGCTTAGAAGATAAAATGGATGCTTCCATTTATGTGGATAAAAATGGCGTCTTATGTTGTGAGATCAAAGCACCTGATCGTAAAATTAAAAGTCCTCTACGATTACCGGCTGTACATGCAACATATTTAAGATTTATAATAGATTCTCATTTTATACCATTAGAAGCACAGCTTTCTAAGAAAAAAAGAGGGTGGAGAATAATAATCACGGTGATAGAATAA